The following are from one region of the Nicotiana tabacum cultivar K326 chromosome 3, ASM71507v2, whole genome shotgun sequence genome:
- the LOC142179580 gene encoding uncharacterized protein LOC142179580, producing the protein MASSSNRAVESVDESQAQYNAMPHLQGGNEEPLPDLNHPRVSGNEMGSNPRAMSHNTPFMTPPFQQMAEFFRHLAGTMSEPSEMNFEKMRKMGGVEFEGTTNPTVAEQWLERMERVFEQLECTNAAKFKYVISLLQKDAYDWWVSVPERVSVYCDAKKKEFLNLRQGSMSIAEYQ; encoded by the coding sequence ATGGCCTCTTCTTCGAATAGAGCTGTTGAATCCGTTGATGAAAGTCAGGCCCAGTATAATGCCATGCCTCACCTTCAGGGAGGAAATGAGGAACCCTTGCCTGACCTAAATCATCCTCGTGTTAGTGGAAATGAAATGGGCAGTAATCCAAGAGCAATGAGTCATAATACTCCATTTATGACTCCCCCATTCCAGCAGATGGCTGAATTCTTTCGTCACTTAGCTGGGACAATGTCAGAACCTAGTGAAATGAAttttgagaagatgagaaaaatgGGCGGAGTTGAATTTGAAGGCACTACAAATCCCACGGTAGCTGAACAATGGCTCGAGCGCATGGAGAGGGTCTTTGAACAACTGGAGTGTACTAATGCTGCCAAATTTAAGTATGTTATCTCTCTTTTACAAAAAGATGCCTATGATTGGTGGGTAAGTGTGCCTGAAAGAGTttctgtctattgtgatgctaaaAAGAAAGAGTTTCTGAATTTAAGACAAGGAAGTATGTCTATTGCAGAATATCAATAA
- the LOC107785832 gene encoding zinc finger protein CONSTANS-LIKE 2, with amino-acid sequence MLKKENSSNNWARVCDTCRSAACTVYCRADSAYLCAGCDARIHAANLVASRHERVWVCEACERAPAAFLCKADAASLCASCDADIHSANPLARRHHRVPIMPIPGTLYGPPAVDTLSGGTLMIGGPEGDATEDDGFLSLTQDADDTTIDEEDKDEAASWLLLNLPVKNNNKNINNNNNNQSNYGMLFGGEVVDEYLDLAEYGGDSQFNDQYSVNQQQQHYSVPQKNYGGDSVVPVQGGHGKSMILYHQQQQQHHQQQQQNHHLSFQLGMEYDNSNTGYGYPASMSHSVSMSSMDVSVVPESALSETSNSHPRPPKGTIDLFSGPPIQMPTQLTPMDREARVLRYREKKKNRKFEKTIRYASRKAYAETRPRIKGRFAKRTDVEAEVDQMFSTQLIADSSYGIVPSF; translated from the exons ATGTTGAAAAAGGAGAACAGCAGCAACAACTGGGCAAGGGTGTGTGACACTTGCCGGTCTGCTGCATGTACCGTTTACTGCAGAGCGGATTCCGCCTATTTGTGTGCGGGCTGTGACGCCCGCATACATGCAGCAAACCTTGTGGCTTCACGTCATGAGCGTGTTTGGGTTTGCGAGGCCTGTGAGCGTGCTCCTGCAGCCTTTCTTTGCAAGGCGGATGCTGCCTCGCTTTGTGCCTCCTGCGACGCTGATATCCATTCTGCTAACCCCTTGGCACGCCGTCACCACCGTGTCCCAATTATGCCCATTCCAG GTACCCTATATGGTCCTCCAGCTGTTGACACCCTTAGCGGTGGTACTTTGATGATTGGTGGCCCCGAGGGGGATGCCACGGAGGATGATGGGTTCTTGAGTTTGACTCAGGATGCAGATGATACGACAATAGATGAAGAAGATAAAGATGAAGCAGCTTCATGGTTATTGCTGAATCTTCCTGTTaagaacaacaacaagaacattaataacaacaataacaaccaaaGTAACTATGGGATGTTGTTTGGTGGGGAAGTAGTGGATGAATACTTGGATCTTGCGGAGTATGGAGGGGATAGTCAGTTTAATGATCAATACAGTGTTAATCAGCAGCAACAACATTACTCTGTTCCTCAGAAGAACTACGGAGGAGATAGCGTGGTGCCAGTTCAGGGCGGACATGGGAAATCTATGATTCTCTACcaccaacagcaacaacaacaccaccaacaacaacagcaaAATCACCACCTGAGTTTTCAGCTGGGAATGGAGTATGACAACTCTAACACTGGATATGGTTACCCTGCTTCTATGAGTCACAGT GTTTCGATGTCGTCCATGGATGTTAGTGTTGTTCCAGAATCTGCACTTAGTGAAACTTCAAACTCCCACCCACGACCTCCAAAAGGGACCATTGACCTCTTCTCAGGCCCTCCGATTCAAATGCCTACCCAGCTTACTCCAATGGACAGGGAAGCCAGAGTCCTTAGATacagagagaagaaaaagaaccGTAAATTTGAGAAAACCATAAGGTATGCTTCAAGGAAAGCGTACGCAGAAACAAGGCCAAGAATCAAAGGTCGATTCGCGAAAAGAACAGATGTAGAGGCTGAAGTAGACCAGATGTTCTCCACACAATTAATTGCAGATAGCAGTTATGGAATTGTCCCTTCATTCTGA